One Cervus canadensis isolate Bull #8, Minnesota chromosome 13, ASM1932006v1, whole genome shotgun sequence DNA segment encodes these proteins:
- the LOC122452146 gene encoding LOW QUALITY PROTEIN: small proline-rich protein 4-like (The sequence of the model RefSeq protein was modified relative to this genomic sequence to represent the inferred CDS: substituted 2 bases at 2 genomic stop codons) — protein MSSQQQQQQXCLPQMIQXQQVKQPCQPPHVKCQEACAPKTKDPCAPQAKKQCPPKDTAIYTQQKCPASQQAPKNK, from the coding sequence ATGTcttcccagcagcagcagcagcagtagtgccTGCCCCAGATGATCCAATAGCAGCAGGTAAAGCAACCCTGTCAGCCACCCCATGTCAAATGTCAAGAGGCGTGTGCACCTAAAACCAAGGATCCATGTGCTCCCCAGGCCAAGAAGCAATGCCCACCTAAGGACACAGCAATCTACACCCAGCAGAAGTGTCCTGCATCCCAGCAAGCCCCCAAGAATAAATAG